From the Conger conger chromosome 13, fConCon1.1, whole genome shotgun sequence genome, the window CAAATTCATTGACATCCTATTGTCTGCAACACTGTCACTTTACCCCTCACGTATGTGGTGCTTTTTCTGTTCAATTTTACCATGTTTTGCACCTAGTGTGACTGCTGATATTATGTGGCTACATTAACGGAAGCTCAGTGGGAGAAATATTTAAGTTAATGGACAGACACTCAGTAATGCTTTAGGCAAAGGAAAAGTATTTAATcacaaacattcaaacatttcaGCAGAAAACAAAAGGGACATTCATTTGcgttttttaatgaatttccccataacattattttttgtattcttttctgGTTTCATTAAAATTATATAGCATTTGGGAGCAAATATGCAAAACAGTAGGCCAAATGCTGAGGACAGAATAGCAAATATCTCAACTGCAACAGTGTATTTTCCTGGTGAACTGACATATGCTGGTATGAATGTTAGCCATACAGCACAGAAAATGAGCATGCTGAAACTAATAAACTTTGCCTCATTGAAATTGTCTGGCAATTTCCTGGCTAAAAACGCCAAAAATAAGCAAACTGCTGAGAGAATACCTATGTATCCAAGAACTGCATAAAATGCCATTTCTGATCCTGTGTTGCATTCTAGGATGATTGTTTTGTCACTCTGCTTAAATGTTCTGTCTGGGAAAGGGGGATTGAGCGTGAGCCAGAGCAGACAGATGAAGATTTGCACAGTGGTGCATGAGCATACTATGATCCGCTGCTGCATTGGGCCGAACTTCCTGGCCATGTTATTGTTGGGAAGTGTCGCTCTGAAGGCAGTGACCACCACAATTGTTTTTCCCAGTACACAGGAGATGCAGAGTGCAAACGTGATGCCGAAGACTGTGTGACGCAGCATACAAGACCAGACTGTGGGTTCCCCGATGAAGGTGAGTGGGCACAGAAAGCACAGCAGTAGAGAGAACAGCAACAGGAAACTCAGCTCAGAGTTGTTAGCCTTCACGATGGGTGTGTTTTTAAAGTTAAAGAAGACCACTATAGTTGCAAATGCCAAGCATACCCCAGACAGAGATACCACTGTAAGTGCTATTCCCATGCCATCATGGTAAGACAGAAACTCTATGTCTTTAGGTATACACTGGTCCTTTGCTTTGTTTGACCAGTACTCCAGTGGACATGGGATGCAGTCAGTTGCACCTAAACAAACAACAGGCAAAATTATGCTGAAACCTTTACATCTTTCAGGAAACTAAAATCACaaactttttttaatacattctatttttttaatataaactaATGCATAAAAATAATCATGCCTTAATTTTTTGCTAAGCTACCACTTTTCCAGTGGcatcagaaaatattcagaccacttcactttttgcacactttgtgttcaatggataaaattgccatttctgcccatcaatctagactcaataacccataattacAAAAcgtttgcacatttattaaaaatctaaaactgaaatctctcatttaaatTAGTATTCacaccctttgctgtggcaagtttggaaccaccaggaccaTTTCTGAGAGTTGGCCATctggcaaactgagtaaccgggcaagaagggccttggtcaggaaGGTGgccaagaacccaatggtcactctaaCTAAGTTTCAGAAGTCCTCTGCACAGATGGGAGAACATGCCGgaaggatgaccatctcagcaACAGTCCATCAATCAGCCATTATGGTGGACGACCATTTCAGAAATACTCCATTAATCGGCCAGACAGAGTAAAAGAGAGctcgcttggagtttgccataCATCATTTAAAGGgctctgagagcatgaggaaaaagatacTTGTCTGATGAGACAACAGTTGAACTCTTTGGCCAGAACTCTAAGCCCTatgtctggtgaacaccaggcacttcTCAttacctggctaataccatccctacggtgaagcatggtggtggcagcatcatgctatggagGTGCTTATCAGCGGaaaggacagggagactggttaGAATTGAggaaaggatgaatgcagccaaatacagagaggtcctttcCCTGCTCCAGAGTGAAagcgacctcagactggggtgacagttgacctttcagcacaacaatgCCCCAAAGCATACAGTCAAGATGTAGagtgactgtccttgagtggcccagccaaagccctgacttaaaccccatagaacattggtggagagacctgaagatggcagctCACAGACGCTTCCTATCTAATTTGACGGAACTTGAGAGCTTCTGTCAAGAAGAATTGGATGAACTGCCCAAATCTAGGTGTGCTAAGCTTGTAAAGACTCACCCAAGAAGATTccaagctgtaattgctgccaaaggggcttatAGAGAggactgaattaagggtctgaatacttatgcaaatgagagatttcaatttctaaaaacatgttttcactttgtcattatgtgtTATTAAGTATAGATTCATGTACAAAAATGggaattttatccatttaaaataaaatctgcaacacaataaagtctgcaaaaagtgaaggggtccaAATACTTTCCAAAGTTATTCTATATGCTACTAATAGAGCACTAATAATACAAGTCAATGCAAGGCAAAGCATGGAAATAAGGTCAAGCAGATAATACAACAGAGATCCTTGTAGGACTCCACTTCCCAAAATGTATGGGGTATAATGCATATTTTGGTCAGGTAACATTTTCCCTTGAAGCTATTTAGGAAAATATAGGTTTGTTTCCATGGATAAAAACACACTATTTTACCTACtggtaataatttattttaataacatgATAAACTAAGCAATAATACTCTGGAATAATCACATAGTGGTTCTTCTAAAACCTTTAATGCGCAACAAGGAGTGGACCATTCTGCTTATAGCACGGTTATTTGCCAAGATTAAAATAGAGGGGTTATTCAAATTTTGGGGTAATTCTCCCTCAAAATATAAACTTAGCTGGCATTAACTACTTGAAGCCAAGGAGGTGGTGGCAGCTGCCTTCTATAGGCTATTTGCAGCCTACAAGATGGTATGCAGAATAATGTTAACTCAGTTCAATCAGATTCACTTGTTTTGTTGAACTTTTTGAAAGCAACTGCTGTTACCGCAATATTTAAATGTGATTAATTAAGTATTACTCAATACATTCATTAATACataattaatatgattaatatacagtataaataccAAACTGCTTAGCTGACTCAGCGATATAGCTAGGCCTATATCTTTGCCTAGCCATGTATTGCATTACCTTCATGACAATGACAACATTTTATTGTAGCACAGCTACACTGCAGCTATTCAGACAGTGTATGAATTTTGAATGGTGAATAAACTTTACCAGAATTACCTGTGAGTATTTCAGTATTTACCCACACCATGGTATAATTCAAATGATTATCAAGGActgttactgtacctgtagtGTTGGCTATTGTTCCATCTGCACATGGAATGCAATCGAAGCAGCAGATGGGCTTGCCTTTAATTTGTGCTTTTCTTGAGCCTGAAGGGCAAATTGCTGAGCATACCGCTTTAGGAATCTGTTATAagggaaatacaatttcatttaGATACAGTATTGTAGTAAATTCATTTATGATCCTAAATGCCACAATTGTGAGAGcctctttgtatttttttaagtgatAGTTTACCAAAAGTCAACACAtcagtttttttctctttcagtaCAATGTCATGCATACAAAGAGGAGTGATGTTAGTGAATTTGCTGTCTACATCAGCAGATATTCTATCAGTGTCTCATAgtgttctctctcactcatttttattttttattttttgtgatgcCATGTGTTGTATtactatgtaatgtaatgtggtttCAAATGACTGTCTCCAAGTTTTTTTCCTTGTCAGCCAGGTCACACTTGCAAATGAGATTATGAATCTTAATGTGCTGACTGGGAACATAAAGGTTAACTAGAAGTGATGACAATTATACACCTAAAAAGTGGTAGGAAGCTTGGAATTGCATAACTGGGAATCGCCTCCCAGTTACAACCaaaattttgttttgatttgttgaTATGTAGGCTAAAATGGGGCTAAATGCTACATTTcataaatgtacaatacattATTGAACAATTTCCTTTATTCATGCACATCCTATTATAAGGGAAATATAATAGGGGTAGATAGGTATTATTTAAATTTCTGGATAAAAAATCCATTGCACAAAGAACCTTGATTAAGGTTGCTTTGaatactttcaccttcctgggGTGATTTTCTTTAAATACTGAATACTTCACTTGGTATTCGGTTAGTAGGTCACCTGGCATAACTGGCCGTTATCCTTCCTAGTATGTGTACATTGGACAGGGAATAGCTGGCATATTGCCTTACCGAAATACCACAATTTATTCAGCTTTTCCTGTTCAGGGTACTCTACTGACCTCCTCGCTTTCTTGGGAGTGGTGACCACACCACCCTATCCTCCTTTAAATGAATCATTGATCTCAACTGACGTTTCATTAATTTATCTTGACTAACAAGATCTAATCAATAAGGAAGTAACACAGAGCTTCTTCGTATCTGTTAAGAATCTGTCTTAATTACTACGTAGCCTTGCCGAACTACGTAGTAGTTGCACCTCTGTTATCTACTCCATTATTGTTCAGCAATAACAACATTTGCACGTCATCTTTGTTCACAATCGACACATTGCAGATCTTTTCAACTCCTGTCAAATGTGGAGAAAATAATGTTGTAATAATGTTGACTAAATGTGCACAATGtggtaatgaaaataaaaaataaatggcataGGCTACTAGACTGCCTAATTACAGAGAGCTGCCTATATCTGATGGTACTaagtattttgtgaattaatccTTGTATTGATCCTCAAGGAAAATCAGTGGAAGTCTCCTCCACTACTTTGTgattaaaactgatttttgtCAATGGTATTAATCATTTAATACGATGTGAAAAAGCTGCTTGTTAATTTCAAAGCTGCTTGTTAATTTGTAAGAAAACAGGTTGAGGTCAATTATTAGTTTAAAGGAAGGTTTTGTGCCCCACCAATTTTGAGCTCAGGAGATGCCACTGACTAGGATATCATTGTTATGTTGTATATTTGGAGCCAGTGTCAAAACATTGATGGAGTTATCTAGATTTTCTTCCGATTTGGTGTTTATCACGTTTTGTGATGAAACTCTTCATATAATTTTTCATGGTAGTTTTCATGGCCGTACAATTTAAAGAACTTAACTTCAAAGCTACCTTTCACAGTTACTATGAATCTATCATGAAGATTACGTATGTGCtacattataaaatatatagtatCAGTACCACTTTTCCTGTACTCCAGATGATGTTTTCCTCTTCAATAACAAGCTCATATCCATGGGCTGATGTCCTGAAATGTCCCACTGTCACATGCTTTACCTCCCCATTTCTCAGTTGCCAGTTGATGATGTCATATGAAGCAGGAGGGTCTCCATTTTCATCAAAGAACACAGCCTCCCCATAGCTGTTTACAAAATTCACACTCTTTAGGCGATCACTGACCTGTTGAAtgttaaaatgaacacaaatatCCATTAATTAACCAGCCTCTGTAGTTACTCTACTTcagtggatggatggaatgtaaataaataaatggtgagATTTAGAGTTTGTGCGATTTAGAAAAATTTGTATGGGCTTACCTGTTTGGGTTCAATTTGTGAAGTGTTCATGATGCACAGTCTCCTCTGATTGTTTTCACTCTCATTCATACAAAATATCAAATTATGAAGAGCATGTGCAATGGCATACACTGCGTTGTATACATTATATGACACCCGTAGTTGTGTTACATTCAAGAAAGCATGAGCTGGATCCAATTTTTCATCTCCTGTGCATGGTTTGCTTTTGCGCACTTCATGAGTAGATGGAGAGGAGTCACAACCCACAATGGTTTCCCAGAAATCCCTCACAAAAGAATCCCTTTGAACAGCTAAGGGATTTATGTTCACAAGGAAGTCTCTCAGTTTAGGCATTGCCATTTTGCGGGTTGCGAATCCAATTGCACCCCCATAAGAGTGGAAATTTGCAATGGTAGATGCTTTTGCTGCAGTTATCCATGCTTCACTTGCTATCCACTGGATAcctgaaatgttttgcattacCACTTCTTGCATCAGAGGATACAGGTCACCTTCTGGAAGGAATGCAAGAATCACTCTCACTGTTGACTGTTTAATTGTCTCAACCACTTCCAGTGTTTTACTTCTTGGATAGTGTCTTGAAACTGTTTTGATGAATGCAATGCAAACTCCAAACTTTTTTACTTCCTCTGTGAATGACAGGACCCCATTTCGTCCATAATCATTGTCTGCTTGAATAGCCCCGATCCATGACCATCCAAAGCGTTTCACCAGAAAGGCTAAAGCTTTGGCTTGATGGTAGTCACTTGGAATTGTGCGGAAAAATGTAGGATACTTAATTTTGTTGCTTAGACAAGCACATGTTGAGAAGTAACTGACCTAATGGAATATATGTATAAGCATCAGTTATACTTATAAACATTTAAGTTTTAAAAGtcttattttaaattttattaaaaGCAATATAATAAGTAATGTATGGGCAGAATTTAGTGgcagcatacatttttaaacagaatttttgtatttacattttctatttatttaattttgtatttaatattttaatttgaattccATTTCTTGAATAACTATTTCACTTTTGACATTGAATGTAATGGTTTGAAGTTGAATTTGGACTTtaaaattgcattacattttcacttcattggaaattgaaaattaaAGTTTACAATAGActttaaaagttttttaatACACATTTTGCGTAACACACATGTGGGTAGATAGATAAAGAAATTGAGAAAAGATTCAGTCAAACTGCCAGTGGTTAGGTGCCAATATTCCGGTAGAAAAAGCTTGCAAATGCAAACCAGCAGTCTAAATCATCCATGGTTAAAAAGTTTTTTCTAAGTGCCTGGATGTGTTTTAcagcaaattaattttattgtaGGACCTGAATTTGAAAGCGTAGTGACAGAATTTTTAACTTAATTAGAAGTGAAAATTGAATGCAATGAAGACCAAATTATTGcaccttttttcttatttaggTTCTGTGGTCAGTGCACTTCATAACAATTGCATATGAAATTGTAAATACAaaaatttctgttatttaaactTAAGGATAAGTtacagtaaaattaaatctggctcttacagtacatacaacacatgcagcagcAAGACTTTACCACTGGTACACCGAATGGTCCAAGTGTTCCTGCAGCTATGACAGATCGAGATGATCCTGCAGCTGCAATAACTGCAGATATGGGAGGACGGCATTCCGCTGCTGATTTTGTCTCCTCTTGTCCGCTTACCAGAGCAAGAGCAGCTCGTAAGAGGTTTGTTGGGGAGCCACATGAGTCAAAAATTGCATATCCCAAGCTAATGTTTGGGAGCAAGTTCTGGTCCTCATTGATTTCTTTGATTGTAAACATTATCACCTGTGCCCAACGATAGGCTCGCAAGTCAAATCTGTTGAAAATGTACAGGACTTTAACATGAGCAAATGATTAAGCAATAACATGAACAGAAAAGCTGCTATTCCTTTTTAGTTTAAATCTGACTTAATCAGGCTTACCCGCTGCATTTCCCTCCATGTGGTTCTTTTTGAAATGCAATACTATGACTTTCTTCATTCCTGAACAAAGGGAAAATTGCTCCAAGCATGATATCACCCTGTTTGAATATACTTGGGAGTCCAAAATTGCCCAACAGCTTGCAGGCAAAATCACCCTCTGCTCTTATCTGGAGGAATAATATCATGCATAATAAGCTTTCATGTAGCCTTGCCATTGTGTCCCTTGACTTTATTGGAGAACTGAGGGATTGTCTCATGTATATATTGCAGTTCAGTCCTCAGGATGCTTGTGTGTAATTTTAGGTGAAGGTGTAGCTTCTGCAAAACAACCTTAAAGTTTATTTTCCCTGAGGATGATAGCAGTACTGTGTTGCATAATGCAACAAAGTAAACAACAGATTACTGAAGAGCATGTATTAAAAAGCTTGCTCAATACCAGCAATatctaaataaaacaatacataaGCTATTAGAAATATGTAAATTGATacataatttgtattatttgtcatttctaaaaaagaaattgtTAAAGTGAGTTTCCCATCAACTTTCCAATAAGTTAATAGTTTGTAGTGGTTTGTTTTCCTAAGTTTGGTTTGTCACAACTCTCTGGGTTTTCAGTGGCAGCTGTGGTAATGTTCATGATCGA encodes:
- the LOC133107505 gene encoding extracellular calcium-sensing receptor-like → MLGAIFPLFRNEESHSIAFQKEPHGGKCSGFDLRAYRWAQVIMFTIKEINEDQNLLPNISLGYAIFDSCGSPTNLLRAALALVSGQEETKSAAECRPPISAVIAAAGSSRSVIAAGTLGPFGVPVSYFSTCACLSNKIKYPTFFRTIPSDYHQAKALAFLVKRFGWSWIGAIQADNDYGRNGVLSFTEEVKKFGVCIAFIKTVSRHYPRSKTLEVVETIKQSTVRVILAFLPEGDLYPLMQEVVMQNISGIQWIASEAWITAAKASTIANFHSYGGAIGFATRKMAMPKLRDFLVNINPLAVQRDSFVRDFWETIVSDRLKSVNFVNSYGEAVFFDENGDPPASYDIINWQLRNGEIPKAVCSAICPSGSRKAQIKGKPICCFDCIPCADGTIANTTGATDCIPCPLEYWSNKAKDQCIPKDIEFLSYHDGMGIALTVVSLSGVCLAFATIVVFFNFKNTPIVKANNSELSFLLLFSLLLCFLCPLTFIGEPTVWSCMLRHTVFGITFALCISCVLGKTIVVVTAFRATLPNNNMARKFGPMQQRIIVCSCTTVQIFICLLWLTLNPPFPDRTFKQSDKTIILECNTGSEMAFYAVLGYIGILSAVCLFLAFLARKLPDNFNEAKFISFSMLIFCAVWLTFIPAYVSSPGKYTVAVEIFAILSSAFGLLFCIFAPKCYIILMKPEKNTKNNVMGKFIKKRK